Proteins encoded within one genomic window of Hermetia illucens chromosome 2, iHerIll2.2.curated.20191125, whole genome shotgun sequence:
- the LOC119648043 gene encoding zinc finger protein OZF encodes MQRKSRKSDSASSSITANSTTSDSGILLSDAASENTSIGSPEAGLLVIEDPTGLPTSIKRSSSISECKSEIPFVVRKARKTRKPRKEYVCSVCEKQFRGSSDLHKHARTHTGERPYGCDKCPMRFKQTVSLKNHIASIHGTDQKFSCDQCKKSFPLKERLRLHMRIHSGEKPYSCSQCPKTFARGGPLRQHMFSHHATKKFKCLECPASFTSLNRLRLHMKIHSNVLEKRLGVVSTGKGKEFHCKICNKTLKGHLLQHMKSHENIRSHVCSICNLQFSQKSHLNVHLRMHSGERPYRCRVCWEAFGHSSVLKLHIRKHTGEKPFKCLICTEFGVAFSQLPHLKNHMKVIHGKDKPYICEACQEFFKTKNDLKIHMDSECLKANSDESLQNIQNEEEASLSRLRLLVAILIKRISTEDRLKQLGFEKRLIDNVIVSALKMAKRQFYEDEKMNEIDRFRLNIEEFLEWTLPEKFMTEFRAEQKPIEDLLDKLVSKYPNPNGEVAEKGVNEE; translated from the exons ATGCAACGAAAATCACGTAAATCGGACAGCGCATCGTCATCGATAACAGCAAACTCAACAACTAGCGATAGTGGGATTCTATTATCAGATGCGGCCTCCGAAAACACGAGTATTGGATCTCCTGAAGCTGGGCTTCTAGTTATCGAAGATCCGACGGGACTCCCAACAAGCATAAAAAGGTCATCGTCAATTTCAGAGTGTAAAAGTGAAATCCCTTTCGTGGTCCGCAAAGCGCGGAAAACACGAAAACCACGAAAAGAGTACGTTTGTAGCGTCTGTGAAAAGCAGTTTCGCGGGTCGAGTGATCTGCATAAGCACGCACGAACTCACACGGGCGAACGACCCTATGGGTGTGACAAGTGTCCTATGCGTTTCAAGCAAACAGTCAGTTTAAAGAATCACATTGCATCGATCCATGGGACTGATCAAAAGTTCTCCTGTGATCAGTGCAAGAAGTCATTCCCGCTTAAGGAACGATTGAGACTACATATGCGTATTCATTCGGGAGAGAAGCCGTATAGTTGTTCGCAGTGTCCGAAGACGTTCGCTAGGGGTGGACCG CTTCGTCAACATATGTTCTCCCATCATGCAACTAAAAAGTTCAAATGTCTTGAATGCCCGGCTTCGTTCACATCACTCAATCGACTACGACTTCACATGAAAATTCACTCGAATGTCCTCGAGAAACGTCTCGGTGTCGTATCCACCGGGAAAGGGAAAGAATTCCACTGTAAAATTTGCAATAAAACACTAAAGGGTCATCTCCTTCAGCACATGAAAAGCCACGAAAATATCCGCTCGCATGTCTGCAGTATTTGCAATTTACAATTTTCACAAAAATCACATTTGAACGTTCATCTGCGAATGCATTCAGGGGAGCGACCCTATCGATGTCGG GTTTGCTGGGAAGCATTCGGCCACTCGAGCGTCCTAAAACTGCACATCCGCAAACACACCGGTGAGAAACCTTTCAAATGTCTAATCTGCACAGAATTTGGTGTGGCTTTCTCACAACTTCCACATCTCAAAAATCACATGAAAGTCATTCACGGCAAGGACAAACCCTACATATGTGAAGCATGCCAGGAGTTTTTCAAAACcaaaaatgatttgaaaattCACATGGATTCAGAGTGCCTGAAAGCGAACTCCGACGAATCTCTACAAAACATTCAAAACGAAGAAGAGGCTTCTCTGTCACGACTGCGTCTTCTTGTAGCCATTCTAATCAAACGAATTTCGACGGAGGATCGTCTAAAGCAGCTGGGCTTCGAGAAACGGTTGATCGACAACGTTATTGTCAGCGCTTTGAAGATGGCAAAACGTCAGTTTTATGAGGACGAAAAAATGAATGAGATCGATCGCTTCCGGCTGAACATCGAGGAATTTCTTGAGTGGACGTTGCCTGAGAAATTCATGACTGAATTCAGAGCTGAACAGAAACCTATTGAAGACTTGCTGGATAAGCTCGTGTCGAAATATCCCAATCCGAACGGTGAAGTTGCAGAAAAGGGCGTGAATGAGGAGTAG